One segment of Cetobacterium sp. NK01 DNA contains the following:
- the trxA gene encoding thioredoxin, translated as MGKVLSLNNSNFKGEVIESKGLVLVDFWADWCGPCKMLAPILEELSGETEAKICKVNVDESGDLAGDYGIRSIPTMIIFKDGVKVDQIVGLRQKSELLEKLNSY; from the coding sequence ATGGGAAAGGTTTTAAGTTTAAATAATTCAAATTTTAAAGGTGAAGTTATTGAATCAAAAGGATTAGTATTAGTTGATTTCTGGGCTGATTGGTGTGGGCCTTGCAAAATGTTAGCGCCAATTTTAGAAGAGCTTTCAGGAGAAACTGAAGCAAAAATCTGTAAGGTAAATGTAGATGAAAGTGGAGACTTAGCAGGAGATTACGGAATTAGAAGTATTCCAACAATGATTATATTCAAAGATGGAGTTAAAGTTGATCAAATCGTTGGGTTAAGACAAAAGTCAGAGCTTTTAGAAAAATTGAATTCTTATTAA
- a CDS encoding FAD-dependent oxidoreductase produces MNSFKLKDGIYWIGALNPDLKVFDVIMETQFGTTYNSYLVKGDKKIAVFETVKENKFQEFLERLKTCLDDISKIDYIVLNHTEPDHSGSVGKLLDLAPNAKVVGSKNTIEFLRGILNKDFPHIIVGQDDTISLGNKTLKFISAPFLHWPDSMYTYIEEDKYLVTCDSFGSHFSFDGILLSKVPVERHKDYMVALRYYYMCIFSPFRKYMLEGIEKIKDLKIDAILPGHGPVLDIDIDKMIQTYKNWSTVKNPNEFKSIIIPYATAYGYTRELAQEIEKGIKDYNSTIEVKSYDLNIDNFGKLEGEILREFQWADGILFGSCTINGDTLPVIWNLLTSLNPIVHGGKYVSAFGSYGWSGEAVPNIISRLKELRMRVIDGMKVNFRASRKDLDTAFEFGKEFAKHMCLKTLPEKVVDTVMENLNPDRKLMRWTCSVCGESYVQIDPPEVCPACGVGKEFFVPSPLDKKIEKSDAEEKIVIIGGGIAALSTAQVIRERNDKAKIVILSKEKEYPYYRTLLSEMIGENISREKFLVKPEEWYKDKKIEISLKKTVEDIDSRNKIIKTEDGQEVSYDKLVIATGARAMVPSIGNSHLEGIFTVRNNEDVDAIKNYCIGKKKAVVIGGGVLGLESACGLQKLGLEVSVVEMMQRMLPRQLDEEGSKIFETCINKSDIKLYKNSKAEKFDGTQKVEGIHLDSGEVIKADIVIISSGIIPNKELAEKAGIAINRGIIVNEKMETSIKDIYACGDVAEYKGNVIGLWQISSDQGKVAGLNSIGIDEKYEDKIQPVTFEGMGTKIFSAGGVLETQDSICERDYDDLIYKKLNFKNNELSSGILIGDIEKGIVIIKGLKDKEKKGNLLKKFYK; encoded by the coding sequence ATGAACTCTTTTAAATTAAAAGATGGAATCTATTGGATTGGAGCATTGAATCCAGATCTGAAAGTATTTGATGTAATTATGGAAACTCAATTTGGGACAACGTATAACTCTTATTTAGTTAAGGGAGATAAGAAAATAGCGGTTTTTGAAACTGTAAAAGAAAATAAATTCCAAGAGTTTTTAGAGAGATTAAAAACATGTTTAGATGACATCAGTAAAATTGATTACATCGTATTAAACCATACAGAACCAGACCATTCAGGATCTGTTGGAAAATTATTAGATTTAGCACCAAATGCTAAAGTTGTTGGATCAAAAAATACAATTGAGTTTTTAAGAGGTATATTAAATAAAGATTTTCCTCATATAATTGTAGGCCAAGATGACACTATATCTTTAGGAAATAAAACGTTGAAATTTATATCAGCACCATTTTTACATTGGCCAGATTCAATGTATACTTACATAGAAGAGGACAAATATTTAGTGACATGCGATTCCTTTGGGTCTCATTTTAGCTTTGATGGTATATTATTATCAAAAGTTCCAGTTGAAAGACATAAAGATTATATGGTTGCTTTAAGATACTATTATATGTGTATATTTTCACCTTTTAGAAAATATATGCTAGAAGGAATTGAAAAAATTAAAGATTTAAAGATTGATGCAATACTTCCTGGACATGGTCCTGTTCTAGATATTGATATTGATAAAATGATACAAACATATAAAAATTGGTCAACAGTAAAAAATCCAAATGAATTTAAAAGCATTATAATCCCGTATGCAACAGCTTATGGATACACAAGAGAGCTAGCTCAAGAAATTGAAAAAGGAATAAAAGATTACAATTCTACTATAGAAGTAAAAAGTTATGATTTAAATATAGATAACTTTGGAAAATTAGAAGGTGAGATTTTAAGAGAATTTCAATGGGCAGATGGGATACTATTTGGAAGTTGTACTATAAATGGAGATACATTACCAGTTATTTGGAATCTTTTAACATCGTTAAATCCAATTGTTCATGGTGGAAAATATGTATCAGCATTTGGAAGCTACGGGTGGAGCGGAGAAGCTGTTCCTAATATAATTTCTAGATTAAAAGAACTTAGAATGCGTGTTATAGATGGGATGAAAGTTAACTTTAGAGCATCTAGAAAAGATTTAGATACAGCATTTGAATTTGGAAAAGAGTTTGCAAAGCATATGTGTTTAAAAACACTCCCAGAAAAGGTGGTGGATACAGTTATGGAGAATTTAAATCCAGATAGAAAATTAATGAGATGGACATGTAGTGTTTGTGGAGAATCTTATGTTCAAATTGATCCCCCAGAGGTTTGCCCAGCATGTGGAGTTGGAAAAGAATTCTTTGTACCGTCACCGCTAGATAAAAAAATTGAAAAAAGTGATGCTGAAGAAAAAATAGTTATAATAGGTGGAGGAATTGCAGCTTTATCCACTGCTCAAGTAATTAGAGAAAGAAATGACAAAGCTAAGATAGTTATTTTATCTAAAGAGAAAGAGTATCCATATTATAGAACACTACTATCTGAAATGATTGGAGAAAATATTTCAAGAGAAAAATTCTTAGTAAAACCAGAAGAGTGGTATAAAGATAAAAAAATTGAAATCTCTTTGAAAAAAACAGTGGAAGATATAGATTCTAGAAATAAAATTATTAAAACAGAAGATGGACAAGAAGTATCGTACGATAAACTTGTTATAGCTACAGGAGCAAGAGCTATGGTTCCAAGCATTGGTAACTCTCATTTAGAAGGAATATTTACTGTTAGAAATAATGAGGATGTAGATGCAATTAAAAACTATTGCATTGGAAAGAAAAAAGCTGTTGTAATAGGTGGAGGAGTTTTAGGATTAGAATCAGCATGTGGACTTCAGAAATTAGGATTAGAAGTTTCTGTTGTTGAGATGATGCAAAGAATGCTTCCAAGACAACTTGATGAAGAAGGGTCAAAAATATTTGAAACATGTATTAATAAAAGTGATATAAAACTTTATAAAAACTCTAAGGCAGAAAAATTTGATGGGACTCAAAAAGTAGAGGGAATTCATTTAGATAGCGGAGAAGTAATCAAAGCAGATATTGTTATAATTAGTTCAGGAATAATTCCTAATAAAGAGTTAGCTGAAAAAGCAGGTATTGCTATTAATAGAGGAATAATTGTTAATGAAAAAATGGAAACCTCTATAAAAGATATTTATGCTTGTGGAGATGTGGCTGAATATAAGGGAAATGTAATTGGATTGTGGCAAATATCTTCAGATCAAGGAAAAGTAGCTGGACTTAATTCTATTGGAATTGATGAAAAATATGAAGATAAAATACAACCGGTTACTTTTGAAGGAATGGGGACAAAAATATTCTCAGCAGGCGGCGTTTTAGAAACTCAAGATTCTATTTGTGAAAGAGATTATGATGATTTAATCTATAAAAAATTAAACTTTAAAAATAATGAATTATCATCTGGAATATTAATTGGAGATATAGAAAAAGGTATAGTTATAATTAAAGGATTAAAAGATAAAGAAAAAAAAGGAAATCTATTAAAAAAGTTCTATAAATAG
- the tsaB gene encoding tRNA (adenosine(37)-N6)-threonylcarbamoyltransferase complex dimerization subunit type 1 TsaB: MLILAIDTSTNIGTVAIYDNKKGVVGEITLNVKQNHSAITMTTIDTLFNLTGIDKKEIDKIAVSTGPGSFTGIRIGVGLAKGLAYALKKPIAGINELDLLANTYNGDKKVIAMLDARKERVFSGVYKKKNDAFMLDGEYMAEELENILNIVDEQTVFVGDGASAYEDIIREKLGDKCIFIKKSLNISRASLLAELAENKEDNLFTLEPYYVTKSQAEREKEGK, translated from the coding sequence ATGTTGATTTTAGCAATTGATACATCTACAAATATAGGAACAGTAGCTATCTATGATAATAAAAAAGGTGTTGTTGGAGAAATAACTTTAAATGTAAAGCAAAATCACTCAGCAATAACAATGACAACAATAGATACATTATTTAATTTAACTGGAATAGATAAAAAAGAGATTGATAAAATTGCTGTAAGTACAGGACCAGGTTCATTTACTGGAATAAGAATTGGAGTAGGGTTAGCTAAAGGATTAGCATATGCCTTAAAAAAGCCAATTGCTGGAATAAATGAATTAGATTTACTTGCTAATACGTATAATGGTGATAAAAAAGTTATAGCAATGTTAGATGCAAGAAAGGAAAGAGTATTCTCTGGAGTATATAAGAAAAAGAATGATGCCTTTATGTTAGATGGAGAATATATGGCTGAAGAATTAGAGAATATATTAAATATTGTGGATGAACAAACTGTATTTGTTGGAGATGGAGCATCTGCATACGAAGATATAATAAGAGAAAAACTAGGAGATAAATGTATATTTATTAAAAAATCTTTAAATATATCTAGAGCTTCTTTATTAGCTGAATTAGCTGAAAATAAAGAGGATAATTTATTTACTCTTGAGCCATACTATGTAACAAAATCTCAAGCTGAAAGAGAAAAGGAAGGTAAATAA
- the tsaE gene encoding tRNA (adenosine(37)-N6)-threonylcarbamoyltransferase complex ATPase subunit type 1 TsaE, producing the protein MKKILTFDEINILAKKLADYVSPNTVVALIGDLGTGKTTFTKNFAKAFGIDDSLKSPTFNYVLEYLDGRLPLYHFDVYRLGSPEEIYEIGYEDYINNDGVALIEWANIIESELPKKYIKIEFEYALDIEEQEVRSVSLEYIGDKEKEEEMLKYVDFSN; encoded by the coding sequence ATGAAAAAAATATTAACATTTGATGAAATCAATATATTAGCTAAAAAACTAGCAGATTATGTTTCACCAAATACAGTAGTGGCGCTAATAGGTGATTTAGGAACAGGGAAAACAACGTTTACAAAAAATTTTGCAAAAGCTTTTGGAATAGATGATAGTTTGAAAAGTCCGACATTTAACTACGTTTTAGAGTATTTGGATGGAAGATTGCCTCTTTATCATTTTGATGTGTATAGATTAGGAAGTCCAGAAGAGATTTATGAAATTGGTTATGAAGATTACATAAATAATGATGGAGTAGCTCTTATAGAGTGGGCAAATATAATTGAAAGTGAGTTGCCTAAAAAATATATAAAGATAGAGTTTGAATATGCTTTAGATATAGAAGAGCAAGAGGTTAGAAGCGTTAGTTTAGAGTATATAGGAGATAAAGAAAAAGAGGAGGAGATGTTAAAATATGTTGATTTTAGCAATTGA
- the rfaE2 gene encoding D-glycero-beta-D-manno-heptose 1-phosphate adenylyltransferase, which yields MILKRDMAAQIIEELKIQNKKVVFTNGCFDILHVGHLTYLNEAKRQGDILVVGVNSDASVKRLKGESRPINSELDRAEMLCGLKAVDYTVIFEEDTPCELLDELKPSIHVKGGDYTKDDLPETKIVEKNGGEVRILGFVEGKSTTNIVNKIQG from the coding sequence ATGATTTTAAAAAGAGATATGGCGGCACAAATAATAGAAGAGTTAAAGATACAAAATAAAAAAGTAGTTTTTACAAATGGATGTTTTGACATTCTACATGTAGGACATTTAACATATTTAAATGAGGCTAAAAGACAAGGGGATATACTTGTTGTTGGAGTAAATTCAGATGCGTCTGTAAAAAGATTAAAAGGTGAAAGTAGGCCAATTAATAGTGAATTAGATAGAGCTGAAATGCTTTGTGGTTTAAAAGCTGTAGATTATACAGTTATATTTGAAGAGGATACTCCTTGTGAGTTATTAGATGAATTAAAACCTTCAATTCATGTAAAAGGAGGAGATTATACAAAGGATGATCTTCCAGAAACAAAAATTGTAGAGAAAAATGGTGGAGAAGTTAGAATTTTAGGGTTTGTAGAGGGGAAGTCTACAACGAATATAGTTAATAAGATACAAGGATAG
- the ruvC gene encoding crossover junction endodeoxyribonuclease RuvC, which yields MRILGIDPGTAIVGYSIVDYKENKINLIKYGCVFTDKNLPMEDRLLQIFNELEEIIDFYAPQFMAVEELFFFKNNKTVISVGQARGVIILAGKKNNLQIESYTPLQVKMGITGYGKADKKQVQLMVQKILKLEEIPKPDDAADAIAVAITHINSLTNSLYAPKVAASVKVEKEIKSNRMTAKEFRELLLKK from the coding sequence TTGAGAATTTTAGGTATTGATCCTGGTACTGCAATCGTTGGGTATTCAATTGTAGATTATAAAGAAAATAAAATTAATTTGATAAAATACGGATGTGTTTTCACTGATAAAAATCTTCCTATGGAAGATAGACTTTTACAAATTTTTAACGAACTTGAAGAGATTATAGATTTTTATGCTCCACAATTCATGGCTGTTGAGGAACTTTTCTTTTTTAAAAATAATAAAACAGTTATTAGTGTTGGACAAGCTAGAGGTGTTATAATCCTAGCTGGTAAAAAAAATAATTTACAAATAGAAAGTTATACACCACTTCAAGTTAAAATGGGTATTACTGGTTATGGTAAAGCAGATAAAAAACAAGTACAACTTATGGTTCAAAAAATTTTAAAGTTAGAAGAAATTCCTAAACCTGACGATGCCGCTGATGCTATTGCTGTAGCTATTACACATATCAACTCTCTTACAAACTCTTTATACGCTCCTAAAGTAGCCGCGTCTGTAAAAGTTGAAAAAGAAATCAAAAGCAACCGAATGACCGCTAAAGAATTTAGAGAACTTCTTTTAAAAAAATAA
- a CDS encoding pyridoxal phosphate-dependent aminotransferase, which translates to MFSKNIQNLKTSPVRELIPYSKKAKDAGVDIIHLNIGQPDLETPKEFFEAIENFGERTIAYSDSSGRKELIDSIKKYYNNLGINYENDEILITAGGSEALLFTLMTLFNAGEEVLIPEPYYANYNSFFAMLGIKVVGIPTKFEENFKLPEKRVIENLITEKTKAIMFSNPGNPTGSVYSKDELLMLNEISKDRNLFLISDEVYREFIYDGKDTVSCGTFVDNLDRIILIDSISKRFSTCGARVGTILNKNKEFMSYILKLCQSRLSISTLDMVGAEALYRCMGKDYYEAVNKKYMERRDFLYEGLNKIDGVVLNKPEGAFYCIVELPVKDATDFSKWLLGEFSYENSTVMLAPAKGFYQNEELGLNKIRISYALELDRLEKAIKIIELGLKKYNSK; encoded by the coding sequence ATGTTTTCAAAAAATATACAAAATTTAAAAACATCTCCAGTGAGAGAGTTAATACCATATTCAAAAAAGGCTAAGGATGCTGGTGTAGATATAATACATTTAAATATAGGTCAACCAGATTTAGAAACTCCAAAGGAGTTCTTTGAAGCAATAGAGAATTTTGGAGAGAGAACAATAGCTTATTCGGACTCATCAGGGAGAAAAGAGTTGATAGACTCAATAAAAAAATATTATAATAATTTAGGAATAAATTATGAAAATGATGAAATACTAATAACAGCAGGTGGAAGTGAAGCTTTATTATTTACGCTAATGACACTTTTCAATGCTGGAGAAGAAGTTCTAATACCAGAACCATATTATGCAAATTATAACAGTTTTTTTGCTATGTTAGGAATTAAAGTTGTGGGAATTCCTACAAAATTTGAGGAAAACTTTAAACTTCCAGAAAAAAGAGTAATTGAAAATTTAATTACAGAAAAGACAAAAGCTATAATGTTTTCAAATCCGGGAAATCCTACAGGATCAGTTTACTCGAAAGACGAGCTTTTAATGTTAAATGAAATATCAAAAGATAGAAATTTATTTTTAATAAGTGATGAAGTTTACAGAGAATTTATTTATGATGGAAAGGATACAGTTAGTTGTGGAACTTTCGTAGATAATTTAGATAGAATAATACTTATAGATTCTATTTCAAAAAGATTTTCAACATGTGGTGCAAGAGTTGGAACAATATTAAATAAAAATAAAGAGTTTATGTCTTATATTTTAAAGTTATGTCAATCAAGACTATCAATATCAACTCTTGATATGGTTGGAGCAGAAGCATTATATAGATGTATGGGGAAGGATTACTACGAAGCTGTTAATAAAAAATATATGGAAAGAAGAGATTTCCTATATGAAGGATTAAATAAAATAGATGGAGTAGTATTAAATAAACCAGAAGGAGCATTTTATTGTATCGTTGAACTTCCTGTAAAAGATGCAACAGATTTTTCTAAGTGGTTACTTGGTGAGTTTTCATATGAAAATTCAACAGTTATGTTAGCACCGGCAAAAGGTTTCTATCAAAATGAAGAGTTAGGATTAAATAAAATTAGAATATCGTATGCTTTAGAATTAGATAGATTAGAAAAAGCGATAAAAATAATAGAGTTAGGATTAAAAAAATATAATAGTAAATAA
- a CDS encoding DUF308 domain-containing protein — protein sequence MKVKFKSFFLILGIFYVLIGALGISNMGFFNQNIEYILSTVLFLNGIYHIFYSMTNRKTPYFHWGLVFGEGLIELISVAVILLNTFTSQLFFTSYIGSLLCLKGLILILGRDNKLTSWENTNAKIKVLVIVKGLLHFLFGSLIIVLPLLTDKAVYVVFGWYILFLGIHFLTEEYITNKKSDV from the coding sequence ATGAAAGTAAAATTCAAATCTTTTTTCTTAATCTTAGGTATCTTTTATGTTTTAATTGGTGCTCTTGGTATTAGTAATATGGGATTTTTTAATCAAAATATTGAATATATCTTAAGTACTGTTTTGTTCTTAAATGGTATTTATCATATTTTCTATTCTATGACTAATCGAAAAACACCGTATTTCCACTGGGGTCTTGTATTTGGTGAAGGATTAATCGAGCTTATATCTGTGGCTGTTATTCTTTTAAATACCTTTACTAGTCAATTATTTTTTACAAGTTACATTGGAAGTCTTCTTTGTTTAAAAGGACTAATTTTAATTTTAGGAAGGGATAATAAACTTACATCTTGGGAAAATACCAATGCTAAAATCAAAGTTTTAGTAATTGTAAAAGGTTTATTGCACTTTTTATTTGGTTCTTTAATTATTGTATTACCATTATTGACAGACAAAGCTGTTTATGTGGTTTTTGGTTGGTATATTCTATTTTTAGGAATCCATTTTTTAACAGAAGAATATATTACTAATAAAAAAAGTGATGTTTAA
- a CDS encoding oligosaccharide flippase family protein produces MVRNELKIGTALSMMTIIVSSIIQIVYTPLYMRYLGPADYGINSLVQSIMGYISILNLGLGNTMLRYTTRYRAEGKLEEENSLNGMFLIIFSILMTIAFAIGGYIYFNIGNFFGTRFTLEELEKTKAVFLILALNVVISFPMGIFSTNITSKEKFIYQRGVKLATVILNPIVGALLMINGFGLIAVTISTVFFAFISYIFDMIYAFKLGMKIKFSRFDNSILKEIFIYSFFIFLNVLIDQIYWGTDRVIIGKYVGVQGIAIYSVGAIFNTLYMGFSSAVSGVLFPRINRLIAENKQTEVDEMFLKVGRLQYILLGLISSGFILFGKDFIILWVGKDYTEAYNIALWIMIPLTVPLIQSTGVSIMQAKNMHQFRSIVYFIIAILNLILSIIFVKKIGVIGCAVATGLSFILGQILVMNIYYKVSVKLDIVRFWKNILKMSIPIGLVMIFGFVLNKYLNEVNYFNFLIKISIYTVLYATLLWFMALNTYEKSQIYILKKKK; encoded by the coding sequence ATGGTTAGAAATGAATTAAAAATAGGGACAGCTCTTTCAATGATGACAATAATAGTGAGCTCAATTATTCAAATAGTTTATACTCCACTATATATGAGATATTTAGGACCGGCAGATTATGGTATAAACTCTTTAGTTCAGTCCATAATGGGATATATATCTATTTTGAATTTAGGATTAGGGAATACTATGTTGAGATATACAACTAGGTACCGAGCGGAAGGAAAACTAGAAGAAGAAAATTCTTTAAATGGAATGTTTTTAATAATTTTTTCAATTTTAATGACTATAGCTTTTGCTATAGGAGGATATATTTATTTTAATATAGGAAATTTTTTTGGAACTAGATTTACTTTGGAGGAGCTAGAAAAAACAAAGGCTGTATTTTTAATATTAGCTTTAAACGTAGTTATATCTTTTCCAATGGGAATATTTTCAACAAATATTACATCTAAAGAAAAATTTATATATCAAAGAGGAGTTAAGTTAGCTACAGTGATATTAAATCCAATTGTAGGAGCATTGCTTATGATAAATGGATTTGGCTTAATTGCTGTAACTATTTCTACAGTTTTTTTTGCATTTATTTCTTATATATTTGATATGATTTATGCTTTTAAGTTAGGAATGAAAATAAAATTTTCTAGATTTGATAATAGCATTTTAAAAGAGATATTTATATATTCATTTTTTATATTTTTAAATGTTTTAATTGACCAGATTTATTGGGGAACTGATAGAGTTATAATTGGAAAATATGTTGGTGTTCAGGGAATTGCAATATATTCTGTAGGAGCTATTTTCAATACTTTATATATGGGATTTTCATCAGCAGTTTCTGGAGTTTTATTTCCAAGAATAAATCGTTTAATAGCAGAAAATAAGCAAACTGAAGTTGATGAGATGTTTTTAAAAGTAGGAAGATTACAGTATATTCTTTTAGGTCTTATCTCATCAGGGTTTATATTGTTTGGAAAAGATTTTATAATTTTATGGGTTGGAAAAGATTATACAGAGGCATATAATATAGCGTTATGGATAATGATTCCTCTTACAGTGCCATTGATTCAAAGTACTGGAGTAAGTATAATGCAAGCTAAAAATATGCATCAATTTAGATCAATAGTTTATTTTATAATAGCTATTTTAAATTTAATTTTAAGTATTATATTTGTAAAAAAAATTGGAGTAATTGGTTGTGCTGTAGCAACTGGTTTATCTTTTATACTCGGTCAAATATTGGTGATGAATATATATTATAAGGTTTCGGTAAAATTAGATATAGTTAGATTTTGGAAAAATATTTTGAAGATGTCTATACCAATTGGTTTAGTTATGATTTTTGGATTTGTTTTGAATAAATATTTAAATGAGGTGAACTATTTTAATTTTCTAATTAAAATATCTATTTATACTGTTTTATATGCAACACTATTATGGTTCATGGCTTTAAATACTTATGAAAAATCTCAAATATATATTTTGAAAAAGAAAAAGTGA
- a CDS encoding polysaccharide pyruvyl transferase family protein, translating into MKKILIKAYAQLNLGDDLFIKMLCERYKDTEFYLFATPEYENLKGIQSNNLKILYNNTFAKKILFRLGRKFGVSNILEDLKAKELDGVVNIGGSIFIENDFSKEDFKVRERNLEFGKNYFVLGANFGPYKNENFKNMYHEFFKKCNDVCFRERYSYELFKDLENVRFGKDIVFSLKQEPLENENYVVFSIILPSARPGFNGIESEYFNRLKSLTLEIIKSGKNVKFMSFCQGEKDEEAIKRLFNMIPNDQHKYITKYFYRGDMNEALNILNKADSIVATRFHAMILGFVLKKPVFPIAYSKKMTNVLEDLDFKQNFVSLDNLQGLNYEKFKENEALSPNVITRAAQDGERHFLKLDEFLKS; encoded by the coding sequence GTGAAAAAAATATTAATAAAAGCTTATGCACAGTTGAATTTAGGAGATGATCTTTTTATAAAAATGCTTTGTGAAAGATATAAAGATACTGAATTTTATCTTTTTGCAACTCCTGAATATGAAAATTTAAAAGGAATACAAAGCAATAACTTAAAAATATTGTATAATAATACTTTTGCTAAAAAAATATTATTTCGTCTAGGAAGAAAATTTGGTGTATCAAACATATTAGAGGACTTAAAAGCAAAAGAATTAGATGGAGTTGTTAATATAGGAGGATCAATTTTCATAGAAAATGATTTTTCAAAAGAAGATTTTAAAGTTAGAGAAAGAAATTTAGAGTTTGGAAAAAATTATTTTGTTTTAGGTGCTAATTTTGGTCCTTATAAAAATGAAAATTTTAAAAATATGTACCATGAATTTTTTAAAAAATGTAATGATGTATGTTTTAGAGAAAGATATTCATATGAATTATTTAAGGATCTTGAAAATGTTAGATTCGGAAAAGATATTGTATTTAGTTTAAAACAAGAACCTCTTGAAAATGAAAATTATGTTGTATTTTCAATAATTTTACCTTCTGCAAGACCTGGTTTTAATGGAATAGAGTCAGAGTATTTTAATAGATTAAAATCTTTAACTTTAGAAATTATAAAAAGTGGTAAAAATGTTAAATTTATGTCTTTTTGTCAAGGAGAAAAGGATGAAGAAGCTATAAAAAGACTGTTTAATATGATTCCTAATGATCAACATAAATATATAACTAAATATTTTTATAGAGGAGATATGAATGAAGCTTTAAATATTTTAAATAAAGCAGATAGTATTGTAGCAACAAGATTCCATGCAATGATATTAGGGTTTGTTCTAAAAAAACCAGTGTTTCCAATAGCTTATAGCAAAAAAATGACAAATGTTTTAGAGGACTTAGATTTTAAACAAAATTTTGTTTCATTAGATAATCTTCAAGGATTAAATTATGAAAAATTTAAAGAAAATGAAGCTTTATCTCCAAATGTAATAACAAGAGCAGCACAAGATGGAGAAAGACACTTTTTAAAATTAGATGAATTTTTAAAAAGTTAG
- a CDS encoding glycosyltransferase family 2 protein, translating to MLSVIIPAYNVEKYIERCVTSVLNQNLKDIEIIIIDDGSKDKTAEICQKLSQKNKNIVFKQVKNGGCSAARNIGLSIAQSKYVAFLDSDDWVDLNMYGDMINEAERNKADIVICGFKKIDENFNLLSTVKVDKKNTKNDYMDCTTEWFASPCNKIYRKDILKKNSIEFLLNVYTGEDMFFNFICFFYSNKIVSIDTPYYNYFMNQNSVSNNYRNRTDIYIVIDELIKFYIDKGVYEENLNKVRECFKYHGIMYPFDVLQKLNENKVENWKRFYKEIKEQIRRFKKIETLNIKLYYYYRIFRLKMMRFKQLKKLLTRK from the coding sequence ATGTTAAGCGTTATAATTCCGGCTTATAATGTAGAAAAATATATTGAAAGATGTGTAACTTCGGTTTTAAATCAAAATTTGAAAGACATTGAAATAATAATAATAGATGATGGTTCTAAAGATAAAACAGCTGAAATTTGTCAAAAGTTATCTCAAAAAAATAAAAATATAGTTTTTAAACAAGTTAAAAATGGAGGATGTAGTGCTGCTAGAAATATAGGCCTTTCAATAGCTCAAAGCAAATACGTAGCTTTCTTAGATTCAGATGATTGGGTAGATTTAAATATGTATGGAGATATGATTAATGAAGCAGAAAGAAATAAAGCAGATATTGTTATATGTGGATTTAAAAAAATAGATGAAAATTTTAATTTACTTTCAACAGTTAAAGTTGATAAAAAAAATACCAAAAATGATTATATGGATTGTACTACGGAATGGTTTGCTTCTCCTTGTAATAAAATTTATAGAAAAGATATATTAAAGAAAAATAGTATTGAATTTCTATTAAATGTTTATACTGGAGAAGATATGTTTTTTAATTTTATATGTTTTTTTTATAGTAATAAAATAGTGTCTATCGATACTCCATATTATAATTATTTTATGAATCAAAACTCTGTATCTAACAATTATAGAAATAGAACAGATATTTATATAGTAATAGATGAATTGATAAAATTTTATATAGATAAAGGAGTGTATGAAGAAAATTTAAATAAAGTTAGGGAATGCTTTAAATATCATGGTATAATGTATCCCTTTGATGTACTTCAAAAATTGAATGAAAATAAAGTTGAAAATTGGAAAAGGTTTTATAAAGAAATAAAAGAACAAATAAGAAGGTTTAAAAAAATAGAAACACTAAATATAAAACTATATTATTACTATAGAATTTTTAGATTAAAAATGATGAGGTTTAAACAATTGAAAAAATTGTTAACAAGAAAATAG